In Burkholderia sp. GAS332, one DNA window encodes the following:
- a CDS encoding D-lactate dehydrogenase: MRMILFSSRPYDSNTFAEANGTHRYELHFQESHLDVETAVLAQGYDVVCPFVNDNVDAAVLERLHAGGTRMIALRSAGFNHVDLAAAERLGMTVARVPAYSPYAVAEHAVGLILALNRRLPRAVARTREGDFSLHGLLGFDLHGKTVGVIGTGMIGRVFGRIMAGFGMQVLAYDPGTPADDLLALGARYVPLDTLLAESDVVSLHCPLVPDTYHLIDGPALAKMKRGAMLINTGRGGLVESNALIGALKDGQLGHLGLDVYEEEGGLFFEDHSNLPLQDDVLARLLMFPNVIVTAHQAFFTREAMNEIAQTTLDNVAAWQAGTPRNVVQARS; this comes from the coding sequence ATGCGCATGATCCTGTTCAGCAGCCGCCCATACGACAGCAACACGTTCGCCGAGGCCAACGGTACGCATCGCTATGAACTGCACTTCCAGGAATCGCACCTCGATGTCGAAACCGCGGTCCTCGCCCAGGGCTATGACGTGGTCTGCCCATTCGTCAACGACAACGTCGACGCCGCCGTCCTGGAACGCCTCCATGCCGGCGGCACGCGCATGATCGCGCTGCGCTCAGCGGGCTTCAATCACGTCGACCTGGCCGCAGCCGAACGTCTCGGCATGACGGTTGCACGGGTGCCGGCCTACTCGCCGTACGCGGTTGCCGAACATGCCGTCGGTCTGATTCTGGCGCTGAACCGGCGCTTGCCGCGCGCGGTCGCACGCACACGTGAAGGCGATTTCTCGCTACATGGGCTGCTCGGCTTCGACCTGCACGGCAAGACGGTGGGCGTGATCGGCACCGGCATGATCGGCCGCGTATTCGGCCGCATCATGGCGGGTTTCGGCATGCAGGTGCTCGCCTATGATCCCGGCACGCCGGCCGACGACCTGCTCGCGCTCGGCGCGCGCTACGTGCCGCTCGACACGCTGCTGGCGGAAAGCGACGTCGTCAGCCTGCATTGTCCGCTGGTGCCCGACACCTACCATCTGATCGACGGGCCCGCGCTCGCGAAGATGAAGCGGGGCGCGATGCTGATCAATACCGGGCGTGGCGGCCTTGTCGAAAGCAATGCGCTGATCGGCGCGTTGAAGGACGGCCAGCTCGGCCATCTCGGGCTCGACGTGTACGAGGAAGAAGGCGGCCTCTTTTTCGAGGACCACTCGAATCTGCCGTTGCAGGACGACGTGCTGGCACGCCTGTTGATGTTCCCGAACGTGATCGTCACCGCGCACCAGGCCTTCTTCACGCGCGAGGCGATGAACGAGATCGCGCAGACCACGCTCGATAACGTCGCGGCATGGCAGGCCGGCACGCCGCGCAATGTCGTGCAGGCGCGAAGTTAG
- a CDS encoding pRiA4b ORF-3-like protein yields MVLPVSLAHLMAKSYQLYTLRVQIRDINPPIWRRVRVEGFESLRKLHHILQAAFGWTASHLHEFEIDDKTYAMFDLDDVLDSMDPDNTFDDRKTRLQKVAYPGVSFLYKYDFGDGWEHDIVVEKIEPVECEPDGCARILAGARACPPEDVGGPFGYQGFLDTLRERPDSEEAKDYRRWVGEDFDAELFDRRAANATLLRMAWNRWGGK; encoded by the coding sequence ATGGTTCTCCCCGTGTCTCTCGCTCATCTCATGGCCAAGTCCTACCAGTTGTACACCCTTCGCGTCCAGATTCGAGACATCAATCCCCCTATCTGGCGTCGTGTCCGGGTTGAAGGGTTCGAGTCGCTGCGCAAGCTTCATCACATTCTGCAGGCGGCATTCGGCTGGACCGCCTCGCACCTGCATGAGTTCGAGATTGACGACAAAACGTATGCCATGTTCGATCTTGACGATGTGTTGGACTCGATGGACCCGGACAACACCTTCGACGATCGGAAGACCCGGCTACAGAAGGTCGCCTATCCTGGCGTGAGCTTCCTCTACAAATACGACTTTGGTGATGGTTGGGAACACGACATCGTGGTGGAGAAGATCGAACCCGTCGAGTGCGAGCCAGACGGCTGTGCGCGCATCCTTGCCGGAGCACGTGCGTGTCCGCCTGAAGACGTTGGCGGTCCGTTTGGATACCAGGGGTTCCTCGACACGCTACGCGAGCGGCCTGACAGCGAAGAAGCGAAAGACTACCGGCGCTGGGTTGGCGAAGACTTCGATGCCGAACTGTTTGATCGGCGCGCTGCGAATGCCACACTCCTGCGTATGGCATGGAACCGCTGGGGCGGTAAATAG
- a CDS encoding aspartate aminotransferase, translating into MIGRTAPPVSLLAGPLVPLRPDIHVPIMPTSTSPSVSTAVPCPVVESLDAILPEEPLLMMGAGPVPIPAAVAKANTVVINHLGSTMVKVIGQVKTMARYVFQTNSKWVLGVAGPGSAAMEMAISNLAWEGTKVLSIKNGFFSERMAEMGRRVGAQVVTLDVEDGTVASLESVAEAIRRERPEIVTVVQGETSNTVWNHHLKDIAALAKAAGALVIVDAVCTLSTMPLEMDAWGIDAVITGGQKGLSSIPGVSLIAFSDEAWARVKGRTAPNAHWCLDASLAENFWHNAGYHYTAPVSGVLALHEALRLVCAETLEKRFARHLKCSVALQAGITALGLQLYAPAACRLNSVVGIVVPERLSPADICGHISRHHQVEISGSFGLPIVRIGQMGEQCREHNLFRTLHALGRTMVDLGVKVELPAGVAALERGLSEGK; encoded by the coding sequence ATGATCGGACGAACGGCCCCGCCAGTGTCATTGCTGGCGGGGCCGCTTGTTCCTTTGCGTCCTGACATTCACGTACCGATCATGCCGACTTCAACCTCTCCCTCCGTTTCTACCGCAGTGCCTTGTCCGGTTGTCGAATCGCTCGACGCCATTCTTCCGGAAGAGCCGTTACTGATGATGGGCGCCGGCCCCGTGCCGATTCCCGCGGCGGTTGCCAAGGCCAATACGGTGGTGATCAATCACCTGGGCAGCACGATGGTGAAGGTGATTGGCCAGGTGAAGACCATGGCGCGCTACGTCTTCCAGACGAATTCGAAGTGGGTGCTGGGTGTCGCAGGGCCGGGTTCTGCCGCGATGGAAATGGCAATCTCCAACCTCGCGTGGGAAGGCACGAAAGTGCTGAGCATCAAGAACGGGTTTTTCAGCGAGCGGATGGCGGAGATGGGCCGGCGCGTCGGCGCGCAGGTTGTCACGCTCGACGTCGAGGATGGCACGGTAGCGAGCCTTGAAAGCGTCGCCGAGGCGATCCGCCGCGAGCGGCCGGAGATCGTCACGGTGGTGCAGGGCGAGACGTCCAATACCGTGTGGAATCATCATTTGAAGGACATTGCCGCGCTCGCGAAAGCCGCTGGTGCGCTGGTCATTGTCGACGCGGTGTGTACGCTGAGCACGATGCCGCTGGAGATGGACGCGTGGGGGATCGATGCGGTGATTACGGGCGGGCAGAAGGGTTTGTCCTCGATCCCGGGAGTCTCGCTGATCGCGTTTTCGGATGAGGCATGGGCGCGTGTGAAAGGGCGGACGGCGCCGAACGCGCATTGGTGTCTTGATGCGTCGCTGGCGGAGAATTTCTGGCATAACGCAGGCTATCACTATACGGCCCCGGTGTCGGGGGTGCTGGCGTTGCATGAGGCGCTGCGTCTCGTGTGCGCTGAGACGCTTGAGAAGCGCTTTGCGCGGCATTTGAAGTGCTCGGTGGCGCTGCAGGCGGGGATTACTGCGCTGGGTTTGCAGTTGTACGCGCCGGCGGCTTGTCGGTTGAATTCGGTTGTTGGGATTGTTGTGCCGGAGCGGTTGAGTCCTGCTGATATCTGTGGGCATATTTCGCGGCACCATCAGGTGGAGATCTCGGGTTCGTTTGGGTTGCCGATTGTGCGGATTGGGCAGATGGGGGAGCAGTGTCGGGAACACAACCTGTTCAGGACCTTGCATGCGCTTGGGCGGACGATGGTGGATCTGGGGGTTAAGGTTGAGTTGCCGGCTGGCGTGGCGGCGCTTGAGCGGGGGTTGTCGGAAGGGAAATGA
- a CDS encoding aspartate 4-decarboxylase yields the protein MAKEKSGKKQGDMAQAGFAALSPFELKDELIKAAGGGAVERAANASMLNAGRGNPNFLATIPRHGFWQLGLFAMRESERSFAYMPEGVGGFPRREGLTERFDLFLRENKGVPGIDFLRGAVSYVRDQLGYSAGDFLYEMCEGILASNYPVPDRMLKLSELIVGQYLRKEMIGNHPFVGEFDVFAVEGGTAAMTYIFNTMRENHLIKPGDTIALGLPIFTPYIEIPRLNDYQLNVVNVEATVESGWQYSKKELDKLRDPKVKAFFLVNPSNPPSVKMDDESLQYIADIVKERPDLILLTDDVYGTFADDFVSLFALAPKNTILVYSYSKYFGATGWRLGAIATHRDNVLDKLIAELPKDAKKQLHERYESITTEPDKLKFIDRLVADSRTVALNHTAGLSTPQQVQMVLFSLFALMDTPDAYKNALKRLIRKRKQALYEEVGISFDDDDPNQVDYYTILDIEFLGEKMFGREFVEWLLKNTEPSELLFRLAREARVVLLPGRGFGTQHPSGRVSLANLNESDYRQIGRAMRKLIEEYVERYNAATGKKLDKTKVK from the coding sequence ATGGCAAAAGAGAAAAGCGGCAAGAAACAAGGCGACATGGCTCAAGCCGGCTTTGCGGCGCTCAGCCCGTTCGAACTCAAGGACGAACTGATCAAGGCCGCCGGTGGCGGCGCGGTAGAGCGTGCGGCGAATGCATCGATGCTCAACGCCGGCCGCGGCAACCCGAACTTCCTCGCGACGATTCCGCGCCACGGCTTCTGGCAGCTCGGTCTCTTTGCGATGCGCGAGTCAGAGCGTTCGTTCGCCTATATGCCGGAGGGCGTCGGCGGCTTCCCGCGCCGCGAAGGGCTCACGGAGCGCTTCGATTTGTTCCTGCGTGAAAACAAGGGCGTGCCCGGCATCGACTTTCTGCGCGGCGCCGTGTCGTATGTGCGCGACCAGCTCGGCTACTCCGCGGGCGACTTTCTCTATGAAATGTGCGAGGGCATTCTGGCGTCGAACTATCCGGTGCCGGACCGGATGCTCAAGTTGTCCGAACTCATTGTCGGGCAGTACCTGCGCAAGGAGATGATCGGCAACCATCCGTTCGTCGGCGAGTTCGACGTGTTTGCCGTAGAAGGCGGCACGGCGGCGATGACCTACATCTTCAACACGATGCGCGAGAATCACCTGATCAAGCCGGGTGACACGATTGCGCTCGGCTTGCCGATCTTCACGCCGTACATCGAAATTCCGCGCCTTAACGACTATCAGCTGAACGTCGTCAATGTCGAAGCCACGGTGGAAAGCGGCTGGCAATATTCGAAGAAGGAACTCGACAAGCTGCGCGATCCGAAGGTGAAGGCGTTCTTCCTCGTGAACCCGAGCAACCCGCCTTCGGTAAAGATGGACGACGAGAGCCTTCAATACATCGCCGACATCGTCAAGGAACGCCCCGATCTGATTCTGTTGACCGACGACGTGTACGGCACCTTCGCCGACGACTTCGTCTCGCTGTTCGCGCTCGCGCCGAAGAACACCATTCTCGTGTACTCGTACTCGAAGTATTTCGGCGCGACCGGCTGGCGTCTCGGCGCGATTGCGACGCATCGCGACAACGTGCTCGACAAGCTGATCGCCGAGCTGCCGAAGGACGCGAAGAAGCAGTTGCACGAGCGTTATGAATCGATCACGACCGAACCGGACAAGCTCAAGTTCATCGATCGGCTGGTCGCCGACAGCCGCACCGTCGCGCTGAATCACACGGCGGGTTTGTCGACGCCGCAGCAGGTGCAGATGGTGTTGTTCTCGTTGTTCGCGCTGATGGATACGCCCGACGCGTATAAGAACGCGTTGAAGCGCCTGATCCGCAAGCGCAAACAGGCGCTGTACGAAGAGGTCGGCATTTCGTTCGACGACGACGATCCGAACCAGGTCGACTACTACACGATTCTCGACATCGAGTTCCTCGGCGAGAAGATGTTCGGGCGTGAATTCGTCGAATGGTTGCTGAAGAACACCGAGCCGTCCGAATTGCTGTTCCGCCTCGCACGTGAAGCGCGCGTGGTGCTGTTGCCGGGACGTGGCTTCGGTACACAGCATCCGTCCGGGCGGGTGTCGCTGGCTAATCTGAACGAGTCGGACTATCGGCAGATTGGCCGCGCGATGCGCAAGCTGATCGAGGAGTATGTCGAGCGGTATAACGCCGCAACCGGCAAGAAGCTCGATAAGACCAAGGTGAAGTGA
- a CDS encoding enoyl-CoA hydratase — protein sequence MITPHYLNEHVRIEANEDTRVATIVLDRPMRRNAVDRPTAEALSAAFRRFEAEPAWRAAVLFGAGGTFCAGADLSALADETRRNELHADGSGPGPMGPTRMSFSKPVIAAITGYAVAGGLELAAMCDLRVVEEDAVLGVFCRRVGIPLIDGGTIRLPRLIGLSRALDLILTGRAVDAQEALGFGLANRVVRKGEARAAAEQLAAELAAFPQAALLADRRSALENSTLEDLALALRREGAGGYQAVFNEGVTGAARFAEGAGRHGNTFKSDDSTP from the coding sequence ATGATAACCCCGCATTATTTGAATGAACACGTGCGCATCGAAGCCAACGAGGACACCCGCGTCGCCACCATCGTGCTCGACCGGCCCATGCGCCGGAATGCCGTCGACCGTCCTACCGCGGAAGCGCTCAGCGCCGCCTTCCGCCGCTTCGAAGCGGAGCCGGCATGGCGCGCGGCCGTGCTGTTCGGCGCGGGTGGCACCTTCTGCGCCGGCGCGGATCTCAGCGCGCTCGCCGACGAGACCCGCCGCAATGAACTGCACGCCGACGGCAGCGGTCCCGGTCCGATGGGACCGACGCGCATGAGCTTCAGCAAACCGGTGATCGCCGCGATTACCGGCTATGCGGTCGCGGGCGGCCTCGAACTGGCCGCGATGTGCGATCTGCGCGTGGTCGAAGAAGATGCCGTGCTCGGCGTGTTCTGCCGGCGTGTCGGAATTCCGCTAATCGATGGCGGCACGATCCGTTTGCCGCGACTGATCGGGCTGTCGCGGGCGCTCGATCTGATTCTGACCGGCCGCGCGGTGGACGCGCAGGAAGCGCTCGGCTTCGGTCTCGCCAACCGCGTCGTACGCAAGGGCGAAGCACGCGCGGCGGCGGAGCAGTTGGCGGCTGAACTGGCGGCCTTTCCGCAGGCAGCGCTGCTGGCGGATCGCCGCTCTGCATTGGAAAACAGCACGCTCGAGGATCTCGCCCTGGCGCTGCGACGCGAAGGCGCCGGCGGCTATCAGGCGGTATTCAACGAGGGCGTGACCGGCGCCGCACGTTTCGCCGAAGGCGCCGGCCGTCACGGCAACACCTTCAAGTCAGACGACAGTACGCCATAA
- a CDS encoding aspartate-alanine antiporter codes for MIGELLRSQPEIALFASLAIGYFIGSFRVGPIQLGGVCGTLIVALVLGQTGARLAPDLKNIAFALFIFALGFTGGPQFFANIGRGWRYGLLSVVEIVSVLVLIMIAVVVMRLDAGTAAGLLAGAATESAVIGTASEAIAKLGFSDAETLRLQANIVTAYSVSYLFGLITIVLFTSQFAPLLLRVNLREEAERVWHKLGGDGAFGEGQRAAAPALVGRAFRVGTAAVGTIQALEQTYGFNLTIERVRRSGADVTVEPHLRLAAGDLILVGGRREAIVAAAPSLGEEVADAGFGQIMAEQLDVVLTSSEAHGLTIAQLRERAKPEEGRGVYIAAVTRLETTVPALPGTELNRGDVLTLVGAKTDVERGARHLGYVLTATQKTDFVYLGLGVLVGMAIGHLGGRIGGVSVALGTGGGCLLSGLLFGWIRSCHPLVGSLPSAAAQILKDFGLATFIAAVGLSAGPDAIKLVREYGLALPVAGILMVLVPGLLSLWIGRVFLKLETPMLLGAIAGQQCSTPAISALVGVTGNSTPVIGYTITYALSNILLPLMGPIVVGLAGKFG; via the coding sequence ATGATCGGTGAATTGCTGAGATCTCAACCGGAGATCGCGCTGTTCGCAAGCCTTGCAATCGGATACTTCATTGGTTCGTTTCGCGTGGGGCCAATCCAGCTCGGGGGCGTCTGCGGCACCTTGATCGTGGCCCTGGTACTGGGTCAGACGGGCGCGCGGCTTGCCCCCGATCTGAAGAACATCGCCTTTGCGCTGTTCATCTTCGCGTTGGGCTTCACCGGTGGGCCGCAGTTCTTTGCCAATATCGGCCGGGGCTGGCGCTATGGCTTGCTGTCGGTGGTCGAGATCGTCTCGGTGCTGGTGCTGATCATGATCGCGGTCGTTGTGATGCGGCTCGACGCGGGCACGGCGGCCGGCTTGCTGGCCGGCGCCGCGACGGAGTCAGCCGTGATTGGCACGGCTTCGGAGGCGATTGCCAAGCTTGGCTTTAGCGACGCCGAGACGCTGCGTTTGCAGGCCAACATCGTGACCGCGTACAGCGTGAGCTACCTGTTCGGCCTGATCACCATCGTCCTGTTCACCAGCCAGTTCGCGCCGCTGCTGTTGCGCGTCAATTTGCGTGAAGAAGCCGAGCGCGTGTGGCACAAACTCGGCGGCGACGGTGCCTTCGGCGAGGGCCAGCGGGCCGCGGCGCCGGCGCTCGTCGGCCGCGCGTTCCGGGTCGGCACGGCGGCCGTCGGGACAATCCAGGCGTTGGAACAGACGTACGGCTTCAATCTCACCATCGAGCGGGTTCGGCGCAGCGGAGCTGATGTGACGGTCGAGCCGCACCTGAGGTTGGCGGCCGGCGACCTGATTCTCGTAGGCGGCCGCCGCGAAGCGATCGTGGCCGCGGCGCCCAGCCTTGGCGAAGAAGTGGCGGATGCCGGCTTTGGCCAGATCATGGCGGAGCAGCTCGACGTTGTGCTGACGAGCAGCGAGGCGCATGGTCTGACGATTGCGCAGCTGCGCGAACGGGCGAAGCCGGAAGAAGGGCGCGGCGTCTATATCGCAGCCGTCACGCGGCTCGAAACCACGGTGCCCGCGCTGCCCGGCACCGAGCTCAATCGTGGCGACGTGCTGACGCTGGTGGGCGCGAAAACCGACGTCGAGCGCGGCGCGCGGCATCTGGGCTACGTGCTCACCGCGACCCAGAAAACCGACTTCGTCTATCTCGGCCTGGGCGTCCTGGTCGGCATGGCGATTGGCCATCTCGGCGGGCGCATCGGCGGCGTGTCGGTCGCGCTCGGCACGGGCGGCGGCTGCCTGCTGTCGGGTCTGCTGTTCGGCTGGATCCGTTCGTGCCATCCCTTAGTCGGCTCGCTGCCTTCGGCTGCCGCGCAAATTCTCAAGGACTTCGGCCTTGCCACCTTTATTGCCGCCGTCGGGCTGTCGGCGGGACCCGATGCCATCAAGCTGGTGCGCGAATACGGTTTGGCATTGCCCGTCGCCGGCATCCTGATGGTGCTCGTGCCCGGTTTGCTGTCGCTCTGGATCGGCCGCGTGTTTCTCAAGCTCGAAACGCCCATGCTGCTCGGCGCCATTGCCGGTCAGCAATGCAGCACGCCGGCGATCAGCGCGCTGGTCGGCGTGACCGGCAATTCGACGCCGGTGATCGGCTACACGATCACCTATGCACTCTCGAACATTCTGTTGCCGTTGATGGGGCCAATCGTGGTCGGCCTCGCCGGGAAGTTCGGCTAG
- a CDS encoding putative transport protein: MDWLHHIFQKSPEIALFLSLAVGYFIGQINFGKFQLGGVGGSLLAAVVISQAGVTIDNGVKSVMFAVFIYAVGYDSGPGFFNSLNRKTLREIAMAIFLAVSALVTVVVCAKLFHLNKGLAAGLAGGALTQSAIIGTAGDAIARLGLPADQVKSLQSDVAIAYAVTYVFGSLGAIIVCVNILPKFMGQGLREASIEAEKELSAGASSLGAGQIRALPELVGRAYKIDVSAGKTVKAVETQHQDMLTIEKIKRDGQQLDPTPDLVLKPDDVVLVVGRREAVVEFGASGGEVATVEDVGVVMQSREGVFTRKGMNHTTIAAAREVVDRDMRHGVFIQSASRAGQPLPILPETKLEHGDVITFYGSPKDTKRAVDAAGYELPYSNKTDFIYMGVGLVLGLLIGLIVLNVGGIPLTLGSGGGCLLAGLLFGWMRGKHPMYGAMPAAASQLLKDFGLAAFVAVVGLNSGLQAVVTVKQSGMTIFLLGVFVTLFPLLLTMLFGRYVLGYKNAAILAGALSGSRSANPAFGGVLDKAESAVPTVPFAITYAIANVALTLLGPLVVGLV; encoded by the coding sequence ATGGACTGGCTACATCACATTTTTCAGAAATCACCCGAGATTGCGCTGTTTTTGTCACTCGCAGTCGGCTACTTCATCGGGCAGATCAACTTCGGCAAATTCCAGTTAGGCGGCGTAGGCGGTTCCTTGCTCGCCGCGGTCGTGATCAGTCAGGCAGGTGTGACGATCGACAACGGCGTGAAATCGGTGATGTTCGCCGTGTTCATTTACGCCGTCGGCTACGACTCCGGACCGGGTTTCTTCAACTCGCTGAACCGCAAGACGCTGCGTGAGATCGCGATGGCGATCTTTCTCGCCGTCTCCGCACTGGTCACCGTGGTGGTCTGCGCGAAGCTGTTCCATCTGAACAAGGGTCTCGCCGCGGGTCTTGCGGGTGGCGCGCTGACGCAGTCGGCGATCATCGGCACGGCCGGCGACGCCATCGCGCGTCTCGGTCTGCCCGCCGATCAGGTCAAGTCGCTGCAGTCCGACGTGGCGATTGCCTACGCGGTGACCTACGTGTTCGGCTCGCTCGGCGCGATCATCGTGTGCGTGAACATCCTGCCGAAGTTCATGGGGCAAGGGTTGCGAGAGGCGTCGATCGAAGCGGAGAAGGAACTGTCTGCAGGTGCGTCGTCACTCGGTGCGGGGCAAATTCGTGCGTTGCCTGAACTGGTGGGGCGTGCGTACAAGATCGATGTCAGCGCCGGGAAAACGGTCAAGGCAGTCGAGACCCAGCATCAGGATATGTTGACGATCGAGAAGATCAAGCGTGACGGCCAGCAACTCGACCCGACGCCCGATCTGGTGTTGAAACCCGATGACGTGGTGCTGGTGGTCGGCCGCCGCGAGGCTGTGGTCGAATTTGGCGCGAGCGGAGGCGAGGTTGCCACCGTCGAGGACGTCGGCGTCGTCATGCAATCGCGCGAAGGCGTGTTCACACGCAAAGGCATGAACCACACGACGATCGCCGCCGCACGCGAAGTCGTGGATCGCGACATGCGCCACGGCGTCTTCATCCAGAGCGCCTCGCGTGCCGGCCAGCCGCTGCCGATTCTGCCCGAAACCAAGCTCGAGCACGGCGACGTCATCACCTTCTACGGTTCGCCGAAGGACACCAAGCGCGCCGTCGATGCAGCCGGCTACGAGCTGCCGTACAGCAACAAGACAGACTTCATCTATATGGGCGTCGGCCTCGTGCTCGGTCTGCTGATCGGCCTGATCGTCCTCAACGTGGGCGGCATTCCGCTCACACTCGGTTCGGGTGGTGGCTGTCTGCTGGCCGGTTTGCTGTTCGGCTGGATGCGCGGCAAACATCCGATGTACGGCGCGATGCCGGCGGCGGCTTCGCAGTTGCTGAAGGACTTTGGTCTCGCGGCGTTCGTTGCGGTGGTCGGCTTGAACTCCGGCTTGCAGGCGGTCGTGACAGTCAAGCAGAGCGGCATGACGATCTTCCTGCTCGGCGTGTTCGTCACCTTGTTCCCCCTGCTCCTGACCATGCTGTTCGGCCGCTACGTGCTGGGCTACAAGAACGCGGCGATTCTGGCCGGTGCGCTGTCGGGTTCGCGCAGCGCCAACCCGGCGTTCGGCGGTGTGCTCGACAAGGCCGAAAGCGCTGTGCCGACCGTGCCGTTCGCGATCACCTATGCGATTGCGAATGTCGCGTTGACGTTGCTCGGACCGCTCGTGGTCGGGCTGGTTTAG
- a CDS encoding MFS transporter, DHA1 family, inner membrane transport protein encodes MPLPLLALAVAAFGIGTTEFVIMGLLPDVARDLSVSIPAAGMLVSAYALGVTIGAPIVAIAVANMPRKKALMSLIGVFIVGNLLCAIAPGYAVLMAARIVTAFCHGAFFGIGSVVAAGLVAPNRRAQAIALMFTGLTLANVLGVPLGTALGQAVGWRATFWAVTGIGILAAGALAVCLPAKIEMQKASLVREFSVLKNPQVLMVLGISVLASASLFSTFTYITPILEDVSGFTPHAVTFVLLLFGLGLTVGSTLGGKLADWRLMPSLVAFLLAIVVILTIFAGTMHAEIPAMITIFVWGILAFAIVPPLQMLIVDRASHAPNLASTLNQGAFNLGNATGAWLGGMAIGAGAPLTTLPWVGVATSIGALALTLWSVSIERRAQRMAVAG; translated from the coding sequence ATGCCTTTACCCCTGCTCGCCCTTGCCGTTGCCGCCTTTGGAATCGGTACCACTGAATTTGTGATCATGGGGCTGTTGCCCGATGTCGCGCGCGATCTGTCCGTGTCGATTCCGGCAGCTGGCATGCTGGTCTCGGCGTATGCGCTCGGTGTCACCATCGGCGCGCCGATCGTCGCGATCGCCGTGGCCAACATGCCGCGCAAGAAGGCCTTGATGAGCCTGATCGGCGTCTTCATCGTCGGCAATCTGCTGTGCGCGATCGCGCCCGGCTACGCGGTGCTGATGGCCGCGCGCATCGTCACGGCGTTTTGCCATGGCGCGTTCTTCGGTATCGGTTCGGTGGTCGCTGCCGGTCTGGTCGCGCCGAACCGTCGCGCGCAGGCCATCGCGCTGATGTTCACGGGCTTGACGCTCGCCAACGTGCTCGGCGTGCCGCTCGGCACAGCGCTCGGCCAGGCAGTGGGCTGGCGGGCGACCTTCTGGGCGGTCACGGGCATCGGCATTCTCGCTGCGGGCGCACTCGCGGTATGCCTGCCGGCGAAGATCGAAATGCAAAAGGCCAGCCTCGTCCGCGAATTCAGCGTGCTGAAGAACCCGCAAGTGCTGATGGTGCTCGGCATCAGCGTGCTCGCGTCGGCCAGCCTGTTTTCCACCTTCACCTACATCACGCCGATTCTCGAAGACGTGAGCGGTTTCACGCCGCATGCGGTCACGTTCGTGCTGTTGCTGTTCGGCCTCGGCTTAACGGTAGGCAGCACGCTCGGCGGCAAGCTCGCGGACTGGCGGCTGATGCCCTCGCTGGTTGCGTTCCTGCTCGCGATCGTCGTGATTCTGACCATTTTCGCCGGCACGATGCACGCGGAGATCCCCGCGATGATCACGATCTTCGTATGGGGCATTCTGGCCTTCGCGATCGTGCCGCCGCTGCAAATGCTGATCGTCGACCGCGCGAGCCATGCGCCGAATCTGGCCTCAACGCTAAATCAAGGCGCGTTCAACCTCGGCAATGCAACGGGCGCGTGGCTCGGCGGTATGGCGATCGGCGCGGGCGCGCCGCTCACCACACTGCCGTGGGTCGGTGTGGCGACCTCGATCGGTGCGCTGGCACTGACGCTGTGGTCGGTGTCGATCGAGCGGCGCGCGCAACGGATGGCGGTGGCCGGGTAG